A window of the Glaciimonas sp. CA11.2 genome harbors these coding sequences:
- a CDS encoding CopG family transcriptional regulator, which translates to MSVLVLKPKISESEKITINLGLIDLGQIDLLVQEGFYSNRTDLIRTAIRNQLAVHADTVKQTVARKSLVLGLQTYSRADLEALRDAGQTLHIQVLGLATIAADVSAELALATIASISVLGAFHASPAVKAALAQRIH; encoded by the coding sequence ATGAGCGTATTAGTGTTAAAGCCGAAAATCAGTGAAAGTGAAAAAATTACTATTAATCTTGGATTAATCGATTTAGGACAAATCGACTTATTAGTCCAGGAAGGGTTTTATTCAAACCGAACTGATTTGATCCGTACCGCGATCCGCAATCAACTAGCAGTCCATGCCGATACAGTCAAACAAACTGTCGCTCGCAAGAGCTTGGTTCTTGGCTTGCAAACGTATTCCCGCGCGGATCTTGAAGCATTACGAGACGCGGGGCAAACACTGCACATTCAAGTACTCGGGCTAGCTACTATTGCTGCCGACGTCTCCGCAGAATTAGCCTTGGCAACTATCGCATCCATTTCTGTTTTGGGTGCATTCCATGCAAGCCCTGCCGTAAAAGCAGCGCTCGCCCAACGTATCCATTAA
- a CDS encoding PHB depolymerase family esterase, protein MNLTEYLRAQLRQATRKLMSDGASEATAAIQKALQTLPGQPNGATPPLSNAMPNKNATSDIGDASVTVPNFVSDLLNRLGIPAAYGNINTGKKDAEGDLLSPEELESGKATANGQFLTKSFTNHAGTRNYKLYIPSSYHGQAMPLMVMLHGCTQNPDDFASGTRMNIVAEESPCFVVYPTQTQAANTAKCWNWFKALDQQRDQGEPSIIAGITQTVINDYKLDAGKVYIAGLSAGGAMAIIMGTTYPDLYAAVGVHSGLPYAAAHDLPSALAAMRGNVPISGSKHKHVADARLQSIPIIVFHGDKDATVSPQNSEQLMAQSVPEVIFNQRNNKYDASKPIKPVVIVQEDQVPNGHRYTRTSHHDARGRSIAEHWMIHGAGHAWAGGNKSGTYTDGKGPDASREMMRFFSTQSHD, encoded by the coding sequence ATGAATCTGACTGAATATTTACGCGCTCAACTGCGCCAGGCAACCCGTAAGCTAATGTCCGACGGAGCCTCAGAGGCAACCGCTGCAATTCAAAAAGCGCTCCAGACCTTACCTGGTCAGCCCAACGGTGCAACACCGCCTTTGTCAAACGCCATGCCTAACAAAAATGCCACATCAGACATTGGTGATGCATCAGTTACGGTACCAAATTTTGTGTCTGACCTATTGAATCGGTTAGGTATTCCGGCCGCGTACGGGAATATAAATACTGGCAAAAAAGACGCCGAAGGAGACTTGCTTAGCCCTGAAGAGCTGGAATCCGGTAAGGCCACCGCAAATGGCCAGTTTTTAACCAAGTCGTTCACCAATCACGCCGGGACACGCAATTACAAACTGTACATTCCATCTTCTTATCACGGTCAAGCCATGCCGCTCATGGTCATGTTGCATGGCTGCACCCAAAATCCGGACGACTTTGCAAGCGGCACCAGGATGAATATTGTGGCTGAAGAGTCACCATGCTTTGTGGTCTATCCAACGCAGACCCAGGCAGCAAATACTGCAAAGTGCTGGAACTGGTTCAAGGCCCTAGACCAGCAACGCGATCAAGGTGAGCCATCCATCATTGCAGGCATCACTCAAACGGTCATTAATGACTATAAACTCGACGCTGGCAAAGTGTACATAGCCGGACTTTCAGCGGGCGGCGCAATGGCGATTATCATGGGAACCACTTATCCCGATTTATATGCCGCTGTCGGCGTGCATTCAGGTTTACCGTACGCAGCCGCACATGACTTGCCGTCCGCGCTTGCGGCAATGAGGGGCAACGTGCCGATCTCGGGTTCAAAACATAAGCACGTTGCTGATGCACGCTTGCAATCGATTCCCATCATTGTTTTTCATGGCGATAAAGATGCGACGGTCAGTCCTCAAAATAGCGAGCAACTGATGGCGCAGAGCGTACCTGAAGTGATCTTTAACCAGCGTAATAACAAATACGATGCATCCAAACCGATTAAGCCAGTGGTAATCGTTCAAGAAGATCAAGTGCCGAATGGACATCGTTACACGCGAACGTCGCATCACGACGCTCGAGGACGGTCGATCGCTGAGCACTGGATGATCCATGGTGCAGGACACGCCTGGGCCGGTGGCAATAAGAGTGGCACATATACCGATGGCAAAGGTCCTGATGCTTCGCGAGAAATGATGCGATTCTTTTCAACCCAATCGCATGATTAA
- a CDS encoding MFS transporter codes for MSTSTLSQQASAKSSAGEEQKSTTRSPRKAAFASWIGSAVEYYDFFIYGTAAALVFGKIFFPSFDPVTATVAAFATFGVGYVTRPIGAVLLGHIGDKYGRKKVLTFTLLLMGVSTFMVGLLPTYGQVGIAAPIMLVVLRMLQGLSAAGEQAGANSMTLEHAPAHRRAFFTSFTLSGTQAGLILATLIFLPISALPEDQLLSWGWRIPFFLSAIVVAVGMWVRRTLPETPAFNEEEKSHTQAKLPVAVLLRDHKANLIRVIFAALISVVSTIFSVFTLSYAVNTVHIPRATMLTVLVLANVLALAAIPAFAMLSDRIGRKPVFLFGALGSALLIWPYMWALSHANIPLIFVIGLLLSGVVYSAANGVWPSLYGEMFNTRVRLSGMAIGTQIGFALGGFAPTISAAILRPGVDGWIPVAVFVTITSVISAISVATSRETFRTPMSELGKV; via the coding sequence ATGTCTACATCTACGCTTTCGCAACAAGCCAGCGCTAAAAGCAGCGCTGGCGAAGAACAGAAATCAACCACGCGCTCACCGCGTAAAGCGGCGTTCGCCAGCTGGATCGGCAGCGCGGTTGAGTATTACGATTTTTTCATCTACGGCACTGCCGCAGCGCTGGTGTTCGGAAAAATATTTTTTCCTTCATTTGACCCTGTGACGGCCACTGTTGCAGCGTTTGCGACTTTTGGGGTTGGTTATGTGACGCGGCCAATCGGTGCTGTTTTATTGGGGCATATTGGCGACAAATATGGTCGCAAAAAAGTGCTTACCTTTACCTTGTTGTTAATGGGCGTGTCGACCTTTATGGTGGGTTTGCTGCCGACCTATGGACAAGTCGGTATCGCGGCACCGATCATGTTGGTGGTGCTGCGTATGTTGCAGGGATTGTCTGCGGCCGGGGAACAGGCGGGTGCCAATTCAATGACGCTTGAGCATGCTCCGGCGCATCGACGCGCATTTTTTACCAGTTTTACCCTGAGTGGAACGCAGGCGGGTCTGATTCTGGCGACACTGATCTTCCTGCCGATTTCGGCATTGCCAGAAGACCAGTTGTTGTCCTGGGGATGGCGTATTCCCTTTTTCCTAAGCGCGATTGTGGTAGCGGTGGGTATGTGGGTACGTCGAACTTTACCCGAGACACCGGCATTTAACGAGGAAGAGAAATCGCATACGCAGGCTAAGTTGCCGGTTGCAGTGCTTTTACGTGACCATAAGGCAAACCTGATTCGGGTGATTTTTGCAGCGTTGATATCGGTGGTCAGCACTATTTTTAGCGTCTTTACCTTGTCATACGCGGTCAACACTGTTCACATCCCGCGTGCGACGATGTTGACGGTTCTCGTTCTGGCGAATGTGTTAGCGCTTGCGGCAATTCCAGCCTTCGCGATGCTGTCTGATCGTATTGGCCGTAAGCCAGTGTTTCTGTTCGGTGCGCTAGGCTCAGCCCTCCTGATTTGGCCCTACATGTGGGCACTTAGTCATGCCAATATCCCGTTGATTTTTGTGATCGGCTTGCTCTTGTCGGGTGTTGTGTACAGTGCTGCCAATGGCGTATGGCCATCGTTATACGGTGAAATGTTTAACACCCGTGTTCGTCTGTCAGGCATGGCAATCGGTACCCAGATCGGCTTCGCATTAGGTGGCTTCGCACCAACCATCAGCGCAGCTATTCTTCGGCCGGGTGTGGATGGCTGGATTCCTGTCGCGGTGTTTGTAACGATCACCTCGGTGATTTCGGCAATCTCCGTTGCGACCTCACGCGAGACCTTCCGCACGCCGATGAGTGAGTTGGGCAAGGTCTAA
- a CDS encoding porin codes for MRKKIAVACCFAACSTFAQAQSNVTIYGDVDQYIDYIHSSSGKSVIGLNDGAILRSRLGFRGVEDLGNGYQAKFTLEQGFGANTGALADAPRLFDRQAWVGINTPAGEFRIGRQNTIIFFIGGAIDYTERTTFGSIINTFGVPSRFDNDISYKSPRLANFQFDLHYALTETAGESIGTRGVYQAGVDYTNGPYRAGYAGLWAKPLANAAFADAVVYHNVYADYDYGKGKIYLAYVRSNNVTANANGNNATAILSNVSIPTNAFAGNNSSVLRMYNIYQVSADYRLTPQLRIGALYGVMKDTSNGNSGAQGGNVGVYYDMSKRTTLYSFANYMKNDTNAGFRFSGSAGPTANLAGTDINGRSLVGLQAGILHRF; via the coding sequence ATGAGGAAAAAAATTGCTGTCGCTTGCTGTTTCGCAGCGTGCTCAACCTTCGCACAAGCACAATCAAATGTAACAATCTATGGAGATGTTGACCAATACATCGATTACATCCATAGCAGCAGTGGAAAGAGTGTCATCGGTCTGAATGACGGCGCTATTTTGCGAAGCCGTCTCGGCTTTCGTGGTGTCGAGGATCTTGGTAACGGCTATCAGGCTAAGTTCACGCTAGAGCAAGGGTTCGGTGCCAATACCGGTGCATTGGCCGATGCGCCGCGTCTTTTTGATCGTCAGGCATGGGTCGGTATCAATACACCAGCGGGTGAATTTCGTATTGGTCGTCAGAACACCATCATATTTTTCATAGGTGGTGCTATTGATTACACCGAGCGGACCACTTTCGGCTCAATCATCAATACATTTGGCGTTCCATCGCGCTTCGATAATGACATCTCGTACAAATCTCCGCGTCTTGCTAATTTTCAGTTCGATTTGCATTACGCATTGACCGAAACCGCAGGCGAAAGTATTGGTACGCGCGGCGTTTATCAAGCCGGTGTTGATTACACCAATGGCCCTTACCGTGCCGGTTACGCTGGGTTGTGGGCCAAGCCGCTAGCGAATGCAGCGTTCGCAGACGCGGTGGTCTATCACAATGTCTATGCCGATTACGACTACGGCAAAGGTAAGATTTATCTTGCTTACGTGCGCAGTAACAACGTGACGGCGAATGCAAACGGTAATAATGCAACCGCTATCTTGAGCAATGTCAGCATCCCGACTAACGCGTTTGCGGGTAATAATTCAAGCGTATTGCGGATGTATAACATTTACCAGGTTTCGGCTGATTATCGTCTGACTCCACAGTTACGTATCGGCGCTTTGTATGGCGTCATGAAAGATACCTCGAACGGAAATTCGGGCGCGCAGGGTGGTAATGTCGGTGTTTATTACGACATGTCCAAGCGAACTACGCTCTATAGTTTTGCTAATTACATGAAGAACGATACTAACGCCGGTTTCCGGTTTAGTGGTTCTGCTGGTCCAACGGCGAACTTGGCCGGTACCGATATCAATGGCAGGAGTTTGGTGGGCCTGCAAGCTGGCATTCTGCATCGGTTCTAA
- the aroQ gene encoding type II 3-dehydroquinate dehydratase, translating into MTAGPKSVLVLNGPNLNLLGSREPSVYGGQTLADVEILCCNACEEHGFALDFRQSNHEGVLIDWIHEAGIAQANGDLAGVIFNAGAYTHTSVALHDAIKGASVHLIELHISNVHARETFRHHSWLSAVAHGVILGFGIQGYALAIAALAMQPAAEFKR; encoded by the coding sequence ATGACAGCAGGTCCAAAATCCGTTCTCGTCCTCAATGGACCGAACCTCAACCTTCTAGGTAGTCGTGAGCCGTCAGTCTATGGCGGCCAGACCTTAGCCGACGTCGAAATTCTTTGCTGCAACGCCTGCGAAGAGCATGGCTTTGCGCTCGATTTTCGCCAGTCCAATCACGAAGGCGTATTGATCGACTGGATCCACGAAGCAGGTATTGCACAGGCGAATGGCGATCTCGCCGGCGTGATATTTAACGCCGGCGCTTATACCCATACCTCTGTAGCGTTGCACGATGCGATCAAGGGCGCCTCGGTGCATCTGATCGAATTACACATCTCGAACGTCCATGCGCGCGAAACGTTTCGGCATCACTCGTGGTTATCGGCAGTTGCGCACGGAGTGATTCTGGGCTTTGGTATTCAAGGTTATGCGTTGGCGATTGCGGCGCTTGCCATGCAGCCTGCCGCAGAATTTAAACGCTGA